The region GTGGTACAGATCGGAGTGACAGAGGAAGGCCTGGTAGGCCTTCCGGTTTATATCGCCAAGGAAGCCCTCGAAGCAGATGGGGTACTGGTCGTGAACCGGGTCAAACCTCATACCGCCTTTCAAGGACCTTACGAAAGTGGACTGTTAAAGATGATGGCAGTGGGTATGGGAAGGCAGAAGGGAGCGTCAATGGTACACAGGCTTGGGGCAAGTAAAATGAGTCAGGCCATTCCATCCATTGCAAAGGTAATGATGGATAAGATTCCGATTATCGGAGGAATTGCCATCGTGGAAAATTCCTATGATGAAACGGCTGTCATTCAAGGAATAGCTAGGGAAAAAATTTGGGAAGTAGAAAAGGAACTTTTGATCAAAGCAAAATCATATTTGCCAAAGATTCCGGTATCCAATCTGGATTTGTGCGTCATACAGGAAATGGGAAAAAATTATAGCGGTACCGGCATCGATACCAATGTCATTGGCAGAATGCGCATCCATGGAATTAAAGAACCGGAAGAACCCAATATCCAATATGTAGCCGTCCTTGATCTGACCGAAGAATCCCATGGAAATGCAAATGGAATCGGGCTAGCAGATTTTACTACTCAGCGATTGGTAGAAAAAATGGATAAACAGGCTACCTATTTAAATTGTATGACCACCGGGTTTGTCCAACGCTGTGCCATTCCGGTTACTTTTTCAACGGATCGGGAGCTTTTTGAAGGAGTCATAAAGACATTAAAACCTGAAAATCCTGATCAGTTGAGGATTGCCATCTTAAAAAATACCCTGCACTTGGATGAACTGGCTGTTTCTGAGGTGATTTATCAGGAATTGGTATGCAATAACGCCCCCATAGAACGGATAAGCGGTCCCTTCTCTTTGGCTTTTACAGAAGAGGGCAGTCTTTCAATATTTGTTTAACTAAACCCTTAAAAATTTGATGATGGTTCAGTTTGAGGGACGATGTGGAAAGGAACTAAAGATTTACTAAGGACTGCCTTCGAGTTCGTACAAAGGGTAGGGGCTAAAGAACGGGAATTAGCCCTCAAACTGACTCCACCTTCGAAATACCTAGATGTTTTTGAGGGCTCCGTTCTTTAGCCTCGAAGCGGACTTAATTACTACTTGCACGAACTCGACCAGCGGACGTGTAAATCTTTAGTTCCTTTCACACAGAAATATTGGAGGAGAAAATATGGATAGAAGAATTAATAAATTGGATGCCAAAATCATCGATAAGACCAAAGAATTGGTAAAGGATCACCGAAGGGTGCTTACAGACCTGGCTGATTTAATGAGTTACTCCTTTGATGCCTCCTTTGGAACGTATATACCTGATGTAGTGATTCAGCCTAAGTCAACAAAAGAGGTTGCCGATCTGGTAAAACTGGCCAATCAGGAGAAGATTCCTGTCTATCCGCGGGGCCAATCTACCTCCCTCAGCGGAGGACCTCTTCCGGTAAAGGGTGGAATGGTCCTGGATCTGTCCAAAATGAATGAAAAGCTTATCATTGATGAGGAGGATTTGGTGGCCATTGTCTCTCCGGGTGTACTCACATCCGAAATTCATAAAGCGGCGGAAAACAAAGGGCTAATGTATCCTCCTGATCCAAGCAGCTCCCATGTGTCAACCATTGGAGG is a window of Microaerobacter geothermalis DNA encoding:
- a CDS encoding nickel pincer cofactor-dependent isomerase, group 22, whose product is MTIHLPKFYKIRQNFSNDHVQDVNQEVKHAIKKIFSPTENLTEPLKSGAKIGITVGSRGIQHIVQILQSIVRELKGMGYEPFLIAAMGSHGRGKAEGQREVLHSLGITPEIIGTEIACSSEVVQIGVTEEGLVGLPVYIAKEALEADGVLVVNRVKPHTAFQGPYESGLLKMMAVGMGRQKGASMVHRLGASKMSQAIPSIAKVMMDKIPIIGGIAIVENSYDETAVIQGIAREKIWEVEKELLIKAKSYLPKIPVSNLDLCVIQEMGKNYSGTGIDTNVIGRMRIHGIKEPEEPNIQYVAVLDLTEESHGNANGIGLADFTTQRLVEKMDKQATYLNCMTTGFVQRCAIPVTFSTDRELFEGVIKTLKPENPDQLRIAILKNTLHLDELAVSEVIYQELVCNNAPIERISGPFSLAFTEEGSLSIFV